Proteins found in one Streptococcus iniae genomic segment:
- the alaS gene encoding alanine--tRNA ligase: MKQMTSAEIRQMWLDFWKSKGHSVEPSANLVPVNDPTLLWINSGVATLKKYFDGSVIPENPRITNAQKSIRTNDIENVGKTARHHTMFEMLGNFSIGDYFRDEAIEWGFELLTSSEWFDFPKEKLYMTYYPADTDSYNRWIALGVEPSHLIPLEENFWEIGAGPSGPDTEIFFDRGPEFDPENIGIRLLEEDLENDRYIEIWNIVLSQFNADPAVPRSEYKELPNKNIDTGAGLERLVAVMQGAKTNFETDLFMPIIAEVEKLSGKEYDQDGDNMSFKVIADHIRALSFAIGDGALPGNEGRGYVLRRLLRRAVMHGRRLGITETFLYKLVTTVGHIMESYYPEVLEKRDFIEKIVKREEETFARTIDAGSGHLEQLLAQLKEAGKDRLEGKDIFKLYDTYGFPVELTEELAEDAGYRIDHEGFKAAMKEQQDRARAAVVKGGSMGMQNETLAGITESSEFQYETALLKSALSVIVTDNERSQVVSEGQALLVFDKTPFYAEMGGQVSDRGFIKNDKGDLVAKVIDVQKAPNGQALHTVDVLASLSVGTVYTLEIDQRRRFAVEKNHTATHLLHAALHNIIGEHATQAGSLNEEEFLRFDFTHFEAVTAEELRHIEEEVNQKIWDALVVSTVETDVDTAKSMGAMALFGEKYGKSVRVVSIGDYSVELCGGTHLSNTSEIGLFKIVKEEGIGSGTRRILAVTGKQAFQAYRKQEDALKVVAQTLKVPQMEQVPTKVANLSEQLRDLQKENAELKEKAAAAQAGDVFKEVKEVNGKTYIATQVSVSDAGALRTFADNWKQKDYSDLLVLVASIGDKVNVLVASKSKDFHAGNLVKALAPIVSGRGGGKPDMAMAGGSDASKMMDLLAAVPEHL; this comes from the coding sequence ATGAAACAAATGACATCGGCAGAAATTCGTCAAATGTGGTTGGACTTTTGGAAATCAAAAGGACATTCAGTGGAACCATCAGCAAACCTTGTTCCAGTAAATGATCCCACTTTGTTATGGATTAATTCAGGGGTTGCGACTCTTAAAAAATATTTTGATGGGTCTGTAATTCCTGAAAATCCACGGATTACCAATGCCCAAAAATCAATTCGTACAAATGATATTGAAAACGTAGGTAAAACTGCTCGTCACCATACCATGTTTGAAATGCTTGGTAATTTCTCAATTGGAGACTACTTCCGAGATGAAGCCATTGAATGGGGATTTGAATTGCTAACAAGTTCGGAATGGTTTGATTTTCCAAAAGAAAAATTGTACATGACTTATTATCCAGCAGATACGGATTCTTACAATCGTTGGATAGCTTTGGGTGTTGAGCCAAGTCATTTGATTCCTTTAGAAGAAAACTTCTGGGAAATCGGTGCTGGTCCCTCAGGTCCAGATACTGAAATTTTCTTTGATCGAGGTCCAGAATTTGATCCAGAAAATATTGGTATTCGTCTTCTTGAAGAAGACCTCGAGAATGACCGTTATATTGAAATTTGGAACATTGTTTTATCTCAATTTAACGCCGATCCTGCAGTTCCGCGTTCAGAATATAAAGAGCTTCCTAACAAAAATATTGATACGGGTGCAGGTTTAGAACGTCTAGTAGCTGTTATGCAAGGTGCTAAAACGAATTTTGAGACTGACCTTTTCATGCCGATTATTGCTGAAGTTGAAAAATTATCTGGTAAAGAGTATGATCAAGATGGCGATAATATGAGCTTTAAAGTTATTGCGGACCATATTCGTGCCCTTTCATTTGCCATTGGAGATGGTGCACTTCCAGGAAATGAAGGTCGTGGTTATGTGCTTCGTCGTTTACTTCGTCGTGCTGTTATGCATGGACGTCGATTGGGAATTACTGAAACCTTTCTTTATAAATTAGTGACTACAGTAGGACACATCATGGAATCTTATTACCCAGAAGTCCTTGAAAAGCGTGATTTCATTGAAAAAATCGTTAAACGTGAAGAAGAAACTTTTGCTCGTACCATTGATGCTGGGTCAGGACATTTGGAGCAATTGCTAGCGCAACTTAAAGAAGCAGGAAAAGATAGACTTGAAGGTAAAGATATCTTCAAATTATACGATACCTATGGTTTCCCTGTAGAATTAACAGAAGAATTAGCTGAAGATGCTGGCTATAGAATTGACCACGAAGGCTTTAAAGCTGCAATGAAAGAGCAACAAGATAGAGCTCGTGCAGCAGTGGTTAAAGGTGGTTCAATGGGGATGCAAAATGAAACTTTAGCAGGGATCACTGAAAGCTCAGAGTTTCAATATGAAACAGCTCTTTTAAAATCAGCTCTTTCTGTTATTGTGACTGACAATGAACGTAGCCAAGTTGTTTCTGAAGGTCAAGCTCTTCTTGTCTTTGATAAAACACCATTTTATGCTGAAATGGGTGGTCAAGTTTCTGACCGTGGCTTTATTAAAAATGATAAGGGGGATCTTGTTGCAAAGGTTATTGATGTTCAAAAAGCTCCTAATGGTCAAGCTTTGCATACTGTAGACGTTTTAGCAAGTTTGTCTGTTGGAACAGTATACACTCTTGAAATTGATCAAAGACGTCGCTTTGCTGTTGAGAAAAACCATACAGCAACACATTTGCTTCATGCAGCTTTACATAATATCATCGGAGAACATGCAACTCAAGCAGGATCACTCAACGAGGAAGAATTCCTTCGTTTTGACTTTACGCATTTTGAAGCTGTAACAGCTGAGGAACTACGCCATATTGAAGAAGAAGTTAATCAAAAAATTTGGGATGCTCTAGTTGTAAGTACTGTTGAAACAGATGTTGATACTGCAAAATCAATGGGAGCGATGGCTCTCTTTGGTGAGAAATATGGCAAATCTGTCCGTGTTGTTTCAATTGGAGATTATTCAGTTGAGCTTTGTGGAGGTACACACTTGTCAAACACTTCTGAAATTGGCCTCTTTAAGATTGTCAAAGAAGAAGGAATTGGCTCAGGAACACGTCGTATCCTTGCTGTGACTGGAAAACAAGCTTTTCAAGCTTATCGTAAGCAAGAAGATGCATTGAAAGTTGTTGCTCAGACCCTTAAAGTACCACAAATGGAACAAGTTCCAACAAAAGTGGCAAATCTTAGTGAACAATTACGAGACCTTCAAAAAGAAAATGCTGAATTGAAAGAAAAAGCCGCTGCAGCACAAGCAGGTGATGTCTTTAAAGAGGTCAAAGAAGTTAATGGAAAAACTTATATTGCAACTCAAGTATCTGTGTCAGATGCAGGAGCTCTTCGTACTTTTGCGGATAATTGGAAGCAAAAAGACTACTCTGATCTTTTAGTTCTTGTTGCAAGTATTGGTGATAAAGTAAATGTTCTTGTTGCAAGTAAATCAAAAGATTTTCATGCAGGAAATCTTGTTAAGGCATTAGCGCCAATTGTGTCAGGTCGTGGTGGAGGAAAACCAGACATGGCCATGGCTGGTGGTTCAGATGCAAGTAAGATGATGGATCTATTAGCAGCAGTTCCAGAACATCTCTAA
- a CDS encoding IS3 family transposase (programmed frameshift), giving the protein MSRKVRRHFTDDFKQQIVDLYNAGRKRSSLIKEYELTPSTFDKWVRQAKTTGSFKSVDNLTDEQRELIELRKHNKELEMQLDILKQAAVIMAPKREIITANKAKYSISKMCRWLNMPRSSYYYQAVESVSETEFEETIKRIFLESESRYGSRKIKICLNNEGITLSRRRIRRIMKRLNLVSVYQKATFKPHSRGKNEAPIPNHLDRQFKQERPLQALVTDLTYVRVGNRWAYVCLIIDLYNREIIGLSLGWHKTAELVKQAIQSIPYALTKVKMFHSDRGKEFDNQLIDEILEAFGITRSLSQAGCPYDNAVAESTYRAFKIEFVYQETFQSLEELVLKTKDYVHWWNYHRIHGSLNYQTPMTKRLIA; this is encoded by the exons ATGTCTAGAAAAGTACGTCGTCACTTCACCGATGATTTTAAGCAACAAATTGTGGACCTTTACAATGCTGGTAGAAAGCGTAGCAGCCTCATCAAGGAATACGAGCTAACCCCTTCCACCTTCGATAAGTGGGTTAGACAAGCCAAAACAACTGGTTCATTCAAGTCTGTTGATAATCTGACAGATGAACAGCGGGAGCTAATTGAACTCAGGAAACACAATAAAGAACTCGAAATGCAATTAGATATCCTAAAGCAAGCGGCAGTGATTATGGCAC CAAAAAGGGAAATAATCACTGCTAATAAGGCTAAATACAGCATTTCAAAGATGTGTCGCTGGCTGAATATGCCACGCTCAAGTTATTACTATCAAGCCGTGGAGTCAGTATCTGAAACGGAGTTTGAAGAAACTATTAAAAGAATTTTCCTCGAGAGCGAGTCCAGATACGGATCCAGAAAAATCAAAATATGCTTGAATAACGAAGGTATCACACTTTCACGGCGTCGGATTCGACGCATTATGAAGCGACTCAATTTGGTTTCTGTTTATCAGAAAGCCACCTTCAAACCACATTCTAGAGGCAAGAATGAAGCCCCTATTCCCAACCACTTAGACAGGCAGTTTAAGCAAGAAAGACCACTACAAGCCTTAGTCACTGACTTAACCTATGTTCGTGTAGGCAATCGTTGGGCTTATGTTTGCCTCATCATTGACCTATACAACCGTGAAATCATCGGCCTGTCTCTTGGTTGGCACAAGACCGCTGAACTCGTTAAGCAAGCCATACAAAGCATCCCTTACGCCCTGACCAAAGTCAAGATGTTCCATTCAGATCGTGGCAAAGAGTTTGATAATCAGTTAATTGATGAAATATTGGAAGCCTTTGGAATCACACGTTCGCTTAGTCAGGCTGGTTGTCCTTATGACAATGCCGTAGCTGAAAGTACGTATCGTGCTTTCAAAATTGAATTTGTTTATCAAGAAACCTTTCAATCGCTGGAAGAACTAGTTCTTAAGACTAAAGACTATGTTCATTGGTGGAATTACCACCGCATTCATGGTAGTCTCAACTACCAAACACCAATGACTAAAAGATTAATTGCCTAG
- a CDS encoding HAD-IA family hydrolase, translated as MALRNKAFPLANFIWDFDGTLVESYEAIIEVLNLLYDNYQLPFDLNGVSDFIIENSIGELLEQLSKEHGLPLLTLKIFFNHEQEARDHMISLMPGAKDLLDYATGKGIRHFIITHKGSTTEQVLTRLGIKQYFTEVITAASGFARKPDSESFDYLLKKYKLDKSQTFYIGDRPLDREFAENSKVMSINLREASSEKNIAINDLSDIKVIIDQNIISK; from the coding sequence ATGGCGCTAAGAAATAAAGCATTTCCCTTAGCAAATTTTATTTGGGATTTTGATGGTACCTTGGTTGAGTCCTATGAAGCAATTATTGAGGTTTTAAACTTGCTTTACGATAATTATCAGTTGCCTTTTGACCTTAATGGTGTAAGTGATTTTATCATTGAGAACTCTATAGGTGAGCTTTTAGAACAGTTGTCTAAAGAGCATGGCTTGCCCCTTTTAACATTAAAAATCTTCTTTAATCATGAGCAAGAAGCGCGTGATCATATGATTAGCTTAATGCCAGGAGCTAAAGACCTTCTAGATTATGCTACAGGCAAAGGCATAAGACATTTTATCATCACTCATAAAGGCAGTACAACTGAGCAAGTTCTTACGAGATTAGGAATTAAACAATACTTTACAGAAGTTATCACAGCAGCTTCTGGGTTTGCAAGAAAACCAGATTCAGAATCTTTTGATTATCTTTTGAAAAAATACAAACTTGATAAAAGTCAGACCTTTTATATCGGTGATCGGCCTTTAGACAGAGAATTTGCTGAAAATTCTAAAGTAATGTCAATTAATCTAAGAGAAGCCTCATCGGAAAAAAATATAGCCATTAATGACTTAAGTGATATCAAAGTGATTATCGACCAAAATATTATCTCTAAGTAA
- a CDS encoding MFS transporter, translating into MKNTLSRKLAILSISIFLMSHLAIAPAIPKLYELYHGSNPNLGLASVESLVTIPAMMITLFVILSNFVVAKLGKKKTIQIGLILILFSGIVSFFTTQFTLVLICRLLLGVGIGLYNSLSISILSDYYEGDERASMIGFRTATLNIGKALTTFLVGFALLIGVNYTFLVYLLVIPVYLFFSKYVIETENQIVPIKAASIFNKTVALLMLITFFVGISYIGATIKIPSLLVNHYHYSSFFASNVLTLLAVSGILIGLVFGQLTKLFQERTMLFMIVLMGLGNLFFSFANHSFLFFLGALFIGASFVGTMSSVFYVIAKHFKGEHNNFVTSLALTAGNIGVIVTPLILTKLPTAMHLETFITPFYITSGLMLVNVLIYFMLEKNLK; encoded by the coding sequence ATGAAAAATACATTGTCTAGAAAATTGGCTATTTTGTCAATTTCTATTTTCCTCATGTCCCATTTGGCTATTGCCCCTGCAATTCCAAAGTTATATGAACTCTATCATGGAAGTAATCCTAATTTAGGATTAGCATCTGTAGAAAGTCTAGTTACAATCCCAGCAATGATGATTACCTTATTTGTTATTTTAAGTAATTTCGTTGTTGCAAAATTAGGCAAGAAAAAGACAATCCAAATTGGTTTGATTCTCATTCTTTTCTCAGGGATTGTTTCTTTTTTTACAACACAGTTTACCTTGGTATTGATTTGCCGTTTGCTACTTGGTGTTGGTATTGGACTTTATAATTCCCTCTCAATCAGTATTCTTAGTGATTATTACGAAGGTGATGAGCGTGCTAGTATGATTGGTTTTAGAACTGCAACACTAAATATTGGTAAAGCTTTAACAACTTTCTTAGTTGGTTTTGCCTTATTAATTGGTGTTAATTATACTTTCCTTGTCTACCTCCTAGTGATTCCTGTTTATCTTTTCTTTTCGAAATATGTTATTGAAACAGAAAATCAGATTGTCCCAATTAAAGCTGCAAGTATTTTCAATAAAACTGTTGCTCTTTTAATGCTCATTACTTTTTTTGTTGGAATAAGTTATATTGGGGCAACCATTAAAATCCCTAGTTTATTAGTTAATCACTATCACTATAGCAGTTTCTTTGCAAGTAATGTCTTAACTCTTTTGGCTGTTAGTGGTATTTTAATTGGACTTGTTTTTGGGCAATTGACAAAACTTTTTCAAGAAAGAACAATGCTTTTCATGATTGTATTAATGGGATTAGGAAATCTTTTCTTTAGTTTTGCTAACCATTCATTCTTATTTTTCCTTGGTGCTCTTTTTATTGGTGCAAGTTTTGTAGGTACCATGTCTTCTGTCTTTTATGTCATTGCAAAGCATTTTAAAGGTGAGCATAATAACTTTGTGACCAGTTTAGCCCTAACAGCAGGGAATATTGGTGTTATTGTGACACCATTAATCCTTACAAAGTTACCAACGGCAATGCATCTTGAAACTTTTATTACACCATTTTATATTACAAGTGGTTTAATGTTAGTTAATGTTCTTATTTACTTCATGCTAGAAAAAAATTTAAAATAA
- the prsA gene encoding peptidylprolyl isomerase PrsA, with amino-acid sequence MKNSKKLLTGFVTLASVMTLAACSSTSSNTKLVTMKGDTITVKDFYEEAKTSTAAQQSMLSLVMSRVFEEEFGKKVSEKDVEKSYNKTAGQYGSSFSDALAQAGLTTEAYKKQIRTTMLVEYAVKVEAKKELTDANYKKAFKDYTPEMNVQVIALDDEETAKKVLEETKAEGTNFADIAKEKTTEAKKKVDYSFDSASTVLPADVVKEAAKLKEGEKSELVTVMDAATYQKKFYILNVVKKAEKKSDWKTYKKRLKEIILNEKINDNAFQNKVISKSLDKANVKIKDKAFANILAQFATDKNANNAIKPSVGK; translated from the coding sequence ATGAAAAATTCTAAAAAGTTACTCACTGGTTTTGTAACGCTTGCTTCAGTAATGACACTTGCTGCATGTAGTTCAACAAGTAGTAACACAAAACTTGTCACTATGAAAGGTGATACTATTACTGTTAAAGATTTTTATGAGGAAGCTAAAACATCAACAGCAGCACAGCAATCTATGCTTAGTCTTGTTATGTCACGTGTTTTTGAAGAAGAGTTTGGTAAAAAAGTTTCTGAAAAAGATGTTGAGAAATCATATAATAAAACGGCTGGTCAATATGGTTCATCTTTCTCGGATGCATTAGCACAAGCAGGTTTAACTACAGAAGCCTATAAAAAACAAATTCGTACAACAATGTTAGTGGAGTATGCTGTTAAAGTTGAGGCTAAAAAAGAGTTAACAGATGCAAACTATAAAAAAGCTTTCAAAGATTATACGCCTGAAATGAATGTACAGGTCATTGCACTTGATGATGAAGAAACAGCTAAGAAAGTTTTAGAAGAAACAAAAGCTGAAGGGACAAATTTTGCTGATATCGCTAAAGAAAAAACAACTGAAGCTAAGAAAAAAGTAGATTATTCATTTGATTCAGCGTCTACTGTTTTACCAGCAGATGTTGTTAAAGAAGCAGCTAAACTTAAAGAGGGTGAAAAATCTGAACTGGTGACTGTTATGGATGCAGCTACTTACCAGAAAAAATTCTACATCCTTAATGTTGTTAAAAAAGCTGAGAAAAAATCAGACTGGAAAACCTATAAAAAACGTCTTAAAGAAATCATTTTAAATGAAAAAATTAATGACAATGCTTTCCAAAACAAGGTCATTTCAAAATCACTTGATAAAGCAAATGTAAAAATTAAAGACAAAGCTTTTGCAAACATCTTAGCACAATTTGCAACAGATAAAAATGCAAATAATGCTATTAAACCATCTGTTGGTAAATAG
- a CDS encoding O-methyltransferase — MVKSYSKNANHNMRRPVVKEEIVRFMRHHQMKTSGHLADIEAFARQENIPIIQHEVVSYFRVLLQSLQPKRILEIGTAIGFSALLMAENAPEAEIVTIDRNPEMIAFAKENFAKYDKKKQITLLEGDAADVLSQLDQTFDFVFMDSAKSKYIVFLPEILKHLQVGGLIICDDVFQGGDIAKPIEEVRRGQRTIYRGLHQLFEATLDNPSLSASLIPLSDGLLMVRKNSDNVRLSD, encoded by the coding sequence ATGGTTAAATCATATAGTAAAAATGCAAATCACAATATGCGTCGTCCTGTTGTGAAAGAAGAAATAGTTCGTTTTATGCGTCATCACCAAATGAAAACGAGTGGGCATTTGGCTGACATTGAGGCCTTTGCTCGCCAGGAAAATATTCCAATTATTCAGCACGAAGTTGTTTCTTATTTTCGAGTCCTTCTGCAGTCCTTGCAGCCAAAGCGAATTTTAGAAATAGGAACAGCAATTGGTTTTTCAGCTTTGCTAATGGCAGAAAATGCACCAGAAGCAGAAATTGTTACCATTGATCGCAATCCTGAGATGATTGCATTTGCCAAAGAGAATTTTGCCAAATATGACAAGAAAAAACAAATCACCTTATTAGAGGGAGATGCAGCGGATGTCTTGTCACAATTAGATCAAACATTTGATTTTGTGTTCATGGATTCAGCTAAATCTAAATACATTGTTTTCTTACCAGAAATTCTTAAACATCTGCAGGTTGGTGGTCTTATCATATGTGATGACGTCTTTCAAGGCGGGGATATTGCAAAACCTATCGAGGAAGTTCGCCGAGGTCAGCGTACAATTTACAGAGGATTACATCAACTGTTTGAAGCTACACTGGACAATCCGAGTCTTTCTGCAAGTCTCATTCCGCTTAGTGATGGATTGCTTATGGTCAGAAAAAATAGTGATAATGTAAGACTATCAGATTAA
- the pepF gene encoding oligoendopeptidase F — MSDNRSHLEEKYTWDLSTIFASDRDWEMELNVLVKQVEEAKKWAGHLVESASNLLTITEIELDLSRRIETVYVYAHMKNDQDTTVAKYQEYQAKASALYAKFSEVFSFYEPEFMALEADKFQQFLKEESKLNDYRHFFDKLLHSKKHVLSQAEEELLAGAQEIFNGAEETFSIFDNADVIFPTVMDDKGQEVEITHGNFISLMESKNRKVRQDAYEGLYSTYEQFQHTYAKTLQTNVKVQNFKARVHKYDSARHAAMSANFIPESVYDTLLTAVHKHLPLLHRYLKLRQEILGLNQLKMYDVYTPLSATDLSIPYDQAIEKAEKVLSIFGDEYAKHVHHAFADRWIDVHVNKGKRSGAYSGGSYDTNAFMLLNWQDNLDNMFTLVHETGHSLHSTFTRQTQPYVYGDYSIFLAEIASTTNENILTEALLNEVEDDKERFAILNHYLDGFRGTVFRQTQFAEFEHAIHQADQNGQVLTSEFLNTLYADLNEKYYGLSKEDNHFIQYEWARIPHFYYNYYVYQYATGFAAASYLANKIVHGEQEDINRYLDYLKAGNSDYPLNVIAKAGVDMTNETYLNEAFAVFEERLTELEKLVEKGAHL; from the coding sequence ATGTCAGATAATCGTAGCCATTTAGAAGAAAAATATACTTGGGATTTAAGCACTATTTTTGCTAGTGATAGAGACTGGGAAATGGAGCTTAATGTACTTGTTAAGCAAGTAGAAGAAGCTAAAAAATGGGCAGGACATTTAGTAGAGTCTGCTAGTAATTTATTAACTATTACTGAGATTGAGTTGGACTTGTCACGAAGAATTGAGACTGTCTATGTCTATGCTCATATGAAAAATGACCAGGATACTACTGTAGCCAAATATCAAGAATACCAAGCAAAAGCATCGGCTTTATATGCTAAATTTAGTGAAGTCTTTTCATTTTATGAACCAGAATTTATGGCACTTGAAGCAGATAAGTTTCAACAATTCCTTAAAGAAGAATCAAAATTAAATGATTATAGACATTTCTTTGACAAACTGTTACATAGTAAAAAGCATGTTTTGTCTCAAGCAGAAGAAGAGCTATTGGCTGGTGCACAAGAAATTTTTAATGGTGCTGAAGAAACATTTAGTATTTTTGACAATGCCGATGTGATTTTTCCAACAGTTATGGATGACAAAGGCCAAGAAGTGGAAATCACGCATGGAAACTTTATCAGTTTGATGGAATCCAAAAACCGTAAGGTGCGTCAAGATGCTTATGAAGGTCTTTATAGTACCTATGAACAATTCCAACACACTTATGCTAAAACATTGCAAACAAATGTTAAGGTTCAAAATTTCAAAGCACGTGTTCATAAATATGATTCAGCTCGTCATGCAGCTATGTCAGCAAACTTTATTCCAGAATCTGTTTATGATACTCTTCTAACAGCAGTTCATAAGCATTTGCCACTGTTACATCGTTATTTAAAGCTACGCCAGGAAATTCTCGGTCTTAATCAGTTAAAAATGTATGATGTCTACACGCCACTTTCTGCAACAGATTTATCGATTCCTTATGATCAAGCTATTGAAAAAGCAGAAAAAGTCTTATCTATTTTTGGTGACGAATATGCTAAACATGTTCATCATGCTTTTGCAGATCGTTGGATTGATGTGCATGTTAATAAAGGAAAACGTTCAGGTGCCTATTCAGGTGGTTCATATGATACGAATGCCTTTATGCTCTTGAATTGGCAAGATAATTTGGATAATATGTTTACTCTGGTTCACGAGACTGGTCATAGTTTACATTCAACCTTTACTCGTCAAACACAGCCTTATGTTTATGGTGATTATAGTATTTTCTTGGCGGAGATTGCTTCAACGACTAATGAAAATATTCTGACAGAAGCTTTATTGAATGAGGTAGAAGACGACAAAGAGCGTTTTGCAATTTTAAATCATTATCTTGATGGTTTCCGTGGAACTGTTTTCCGTCAGACACAATTTGCTGAATTTGAACATGCTATTCATCAAGCAGATCAAAATGGACAAGTGCTTACAAGTGAATTCCTTAACACCCTTTATGCTGATTTAAATGAAAAGTATTATGGCTTATCTAAAGAAGACAACCATTTTATTCAATACGAATGGGCTCGTATTCCTCATTTCTATTACAATTACTATGTTTACCAATATGCAACTGGCTTTGCTGCGGCTAGCTATTTAGCCAATAAAATTGTTCATGGTGAGCAAGAAGACATAAACCGTTATTTAGACTATCTTAAAGCTGGAAATTCGGATTACCCATTAAATGTTATTGCTAAGGCTGGTGTTGATATGACGAATGAGACTTACCTTAACGAAGCATTTGCAGTTTTTGAGGAACGTTTAACTGAACTTGAAAAACTGGTTGAAAAAGGTGCGCATTTGTAA
- a CDS encoding competence protein CoiA family protein yields MLRAIDKNGQLVNLLDSLPSKQEFRCPACNGQVVLRIGTVVRPYFAHLRLKDCYLASDNVKRQRFSVQHL; encoded by the coding sequence ATGTTAAGAGCTATAGATAAAAACGGACAGTTAGTAAACTTATTAGATAGCCTACCTTCGAAACAGGAATTTAGGTGCCCAGCTTGTAATGGCCAAGTCGTCTTGAGAATTGGTACTGTGGTTAGGCCATATTTTGCTCATTTACGTTTAAAAGACTGTTATTTAGCAAGTGACAATGTGAAAAGGCAACGCTTTTCTGTACAACATTTATAA
- a CDS encoding HAD family hydrolase — translation MRKVIIFDMDGVIVDSEYTFLSSKTQMLLDRGIDTDETYQYQFMGTTFPFMWQVMKKEFQLEDSVDDLISEMNDRREQMIARDGIQPIKGVVAFIKKLQEKQYRLALASSSPKSDILRNLAELGILDAFEVKVSGEEVKQSKPEPDIFLRAAALMDVKAEDCIVFEDTKNGSRAAKSAQMTCIGFANPDYPLQDLSACDAIITGFSEAFNLIEQ, via the coding sequence ATGCGTAAAGTTATTATTTTTGATATGGACGGTGTTATCGTTGATTCAGAATATACCTTTTTATCCAGTAAAACACAAATGCTTTTGGATCGAGGTATTGATACTGATGAGACTTACCAATACCAATTTATGGGAACAACGTTTCCTTTTATGTGGCAGGTCATGAAAAAAGAGTTCCAATTAGAGGATTCGGTTGATGATTTGATTTCGGAAATGAATGACAGGCGTGAACAAATGATTGCTCGAGATGGTATTCAACCCATTAAAGGTGTTGTAGCGTTTATTAAAAAGTTACAGGAAAAGCAATACCGTTTAGCTCTGGCTTCATCTTCACCAAAATCAGACATTCTGAGGAATTTAGCTGAACTGGGAATTTTAGATGCTTTTGAAGTTAAGGTTAGTGGTGAAGAAGTTAAACAGTCTAAACCAGAGCCGGATATCTTTTTAAGAGCAGCAGCATTAATGGATGTTAAAGCAGAGGATTGTATCGTTTTTGAAGACACTAAAAATGGTAGTCGTGCAGCAAAGTCTGCTCAAATGACCTGTATTGGCTTTGCAAACCCTGATTATCCACTGCAAGATTTATCAGCTTGTGATGCTATTATTACAGGATTTTCGGAAGCTTTTAACTTAATTGAACAATAG